One window of Neisseria subflava genomic DNA carries:
- a CDS encoding PilZ domain-containing protein, which produces MMNKKDIPAKMLALQLKDPNLLYNCYMPFLEHGGLFVPTDDVFSLGEDILLAVEIADYPKRFLPTKVVWINPARTSAHRPKGVGLAFSEHESCLQAKNLIEAELGPRLRSDRTTFTL; this is translated from the coding sequence ATGATGAATAAAAAAGACATTCCGGCGAAGATGTTGGCTTTGCAACTCAAAGACCCCAATCTGTTGTACAACTGCTATATGCCGTTTTTAGAACACGGCGGACTGTTCGTACCGACCGATGACGTATTCTCCCTAGGCGAAGACATCCTCTTGGCCGTAGAAATCGCCGACTATCCCAAACGTTTCCTGCCAACCAAAGTCGTTTGGATCAATCCGGCGCGCACTTCGGCTCACCGCCCTAAAGGCGTAGGTCTTGCATTCTCCGAACACGAAAGCTGCCTGCAGGCAAAAAACCTGATCGAAGCCGAGCTTGGCCCGCGCCTGCGCAGCGACCGCACTACTTTTACCCTGTAA
- a CDS encoding TatD family hydrolase, whose translation MYLIDSHCHLNFDGLKDRLPEVFANMEAQSVKQALAISVSKQSFAEVFDIAQANDHIYCTIGIHPDSQEAEEFTIAEMVEAAKHPKIVGIGETGLDYYWCKGDLSWQHQRFADHIQAANESGLPVIVHTRDAAEDTLRILKECHTNSGVIHCFSEDVAFAKVALDLGMYISFSGIVTFKNAPLIQEAAKYVPADRILVETDAPFLAPVPKRGKQNEPSYVRYTAEFLANLRGESLETLAQNTSDNFYRLFKKVPDGRLNNG comes from the coding sequence ATGTATTTAATCGACTCACATTGCCATCTCAACTTTGACGGCTTAAAAGACCGCCTACCCGAAGTCTTTGCCAATATGGAAGCGCAAAGCGTCAAACAGGCGCTTGCCATCAGCGTCAGCAAACAAAGTTTTGCCGAAGTCTTCGACATTGCTCAGGCAAATGACCATATCTACTGCACCATCGGCATACATCCCGACAGCCAAGAAGCGGAAGAATTTACCATTGCCGAAATGGTAGAAGCGGCCAAACATCCGAAAATCGTCGGTATTGGCGAAACCGGTTTGGACTATTACTGGTGCAAAGGCGATTTGTCATGGCAACATCAACGCTTTGCCGACCATATCCAAGCCGCCAACGAAAGCGGCCTGCCCGTTATCGTCCACACGCGTGATGCAGCCGAAGACACATTGCGGATTTTGAAAGAGTGCCACACCAACTCCGGCGTGATTCACTGCTTCTCTGAAGACGTCGCCTTTGCCAAAGTCGCTTTGGATTTGGGCATGTATATCTCCTTCTCCGGCATTGTAACGTTTAAAAATGCACCGCTGATACAGGAAGCCGCCAAATACGTCCCTGCCGACAGAATCTTGGTAGAAACCGATGCGCCCTTCCTCGCGCCGGTTCCCAAGCGCGGCAAACAAAACGAGCCGTCCTACGTCCGCTATACGGCTGAGTTCTTAGCCAATCTGCGCGGCGAGAGCTTGGAAACATTGGCACAAAACACCAGCGACAATTTCTATCGCCTGTTTAAGAAAGTACCCGATGGCCGTCTGAACAACGGTTAA
- a CDS encoding fatty acid--CoA ligase, with the protein MDTNSEMHTHPNFYAMLTAACQKNGKGTVIFNDKEKISYSSLKREVETVAAYLQHQGVQYGDRVALVVSNSPEFIAAYFAITSIGAVAVPLNVFLKSEEFSYILNDCGARFMFASAPLAKELKNIKTKTKVNKIIWIGETNAASGDDSYFDAARTFPGKPNLSRQPSVNDLAHIIYTSGTTGHPKGALISYSNLFSNLSGIEQIFQISSKDRFVVFLPMFHSFTLTAMVLLPISQACSIILVKSVFPFSNVLKQVLLKRATIFLGVPAIYTAMSKAKIPWYFRWFNRVRLFISGGAPLAGQTIDDFKAKFPRAKLLEGYGLSECSPVVAVNTPERQKTASVGVALPGLTVKAVDDELIEVPRGEVGELIIKGGSVMQGYLNMPDATDETIVNGWLKTGDFVTIDEDGFIFIVDRKKDLIISKGQNVYPREIEEAIYKLEAVEAAAVIGVKDQYADEEIIAFIQLKEGMKLEEAEIRSHLRGLLANFKIPKQIIFQDELPRNATGKVLKRKLKEQFQD; encoded by the coding sequence ATGGACACAAACTCCGAAATGCACACCCACCCTAATTTTTACGCTATGCTGACTGCAGCCTGCCAAAAAAACGGTAAAGGCACGGTCATTTTCAACGACAAAGAAAAAATCAGCTATTCCTCCCTCAAACGCGAAGTAGAAACCGTCGCCGCCTATCTGCAACACCAAGGCGTACAATATGGCGACAGGGTCGCCCTTGTCGTTTCCAACTCTCCCGAATTTATTGCCGCCTATTTCGCCATTACTTCCATCGGCGCGGTAGCCGTCCCACTCAACGTCTTTTTGAAAAGCGAAGAATTTTCCTATATCCTCAATGACTGCGGCGCACGCTTTATGTTCGCCTCCGCGCCGTTGGCCAAAGAACTCAAAAACATCAAAACCAAAACCAAAGTCAATAAAATCATCTGGATTGGTGAAACCAACGCCGCCAGTGGCGATGACAGCTATTTCGATGCCGCGCGTACATTCCCCGGCAAGCCGAATCTGAGCCGTCAGCCGTCCGTCAACGATTTGGCGCACATTATCTATACATCCGGCACAACTGGCCACCCAAAAGGCGCATTAATCAGTTACAGCAACCTGTTTTCCAACCTTTCGGGCATCGAACAAATTTTCCAAATTTCAAGCAAAGACCGCTTCGTCGTCTTCTTGCCCATGTTCCACAGCTTTACGCTGACCGCCATGGTTTTGCTGCCGATATCTCAAGCTTGCTCGATTATTTTGGTCAAATCCGTCTTCCCGTTCTCCAACGTGTTGAAACAGGTTTTACTCAAACGCGCTACCATTTTCCTCGGCGTACCGGCTATTTACACTGCCATGAGCAAAGCCAAAATTCCTTGGTATTTCAGATGGTTCAACCGCGTCCGTCTGTTTATCAGCGGCGGGGCGCCTTTGGCCGGACAAACCATTGACGACTTCAAAGCCAAATTCCCGCGTGCCAAATTGCTGGAAGGCTACGGCTTGAGCGAATGCTCGCCCGTAGTTGCCGTCAATACGCCTGAGCGCCAAAAAACCGCCAGCGTCGGCGTCGCCCTGCCCGGTTTGACCGTGAAAGCCGTCGATGACGAATTGATCGAAGTGCCGCGTGGCGAAGTGGGCGAACTCATCATCAAAGGCGGCTCGGTCATGCAAGGCTACCTCAATATGCCTGATGCCACAGATGAAACCATTGTCAACGGTTGGCTGAAAACCGGCGACTTCGTCACCATAGACGAAGACGGCTTTATCTTCATCGTTGACCGCAAAAAAGACCTGATTATCTCCAAAGGCCAAAACGTCTATCCGCGCGAAATCGAAGAAGCCATCTACAAACTCGAAGCCGTGGAAGCCGCCGCCGTAATCGGCGTGAAAGACCAATACGCCGATGAAGAAATCATTGCCTTTATCCAACTCAAAGAAGGCATGAAACTGGAAGAAGCCGAAATCCGCAGCCACCTGCGCGGCCTGTTGGCAAACTTTAAAATCCCCAAACAAATCATCTTCCAAGACGAGCTGCCGCGCAATGCCACCGGCAAAGTGTTAAAACGCAAACTCAAAGAACAGTTTCAAGACTAA
- a CDS encoding ABC transporter ATP-binding protein: MTTPILEIENLNGSFPSKQVLHNINLTLQPGRKLALVGESGSGKTVLSQGIMRLNPMVSFEGRLKYCGTDLLTQSERALQKLRGCEIGMVFQEPMTALNPVMRVGEQIAEVLTLHLGLDKKQAWARAIELLDETGIHQPEQKAHAYPFQLSGGQRQRAMIAMAVSAQPKLLIADEPTTALDVAVQAQILDLLSRLQEDHGMTMLYITHDLNLVRRFADDVAVMRNGRILETGKAAEVFANPQHEYTKMLLNAGTTRRVAPLPENPATVLNAEHIAFSVKESDGWFKKRDKTILNPISFDLKSGETLGIIGESGSGKTTLAKAVMHLIDSEGSLHINGEPWRHELRREIQMVFQDPFGAFNPRMNVFDTVSEALRVHEPEMPREEMRRRVEEVLKQVGLPEDALERYPHAFSGGQRQRLAIARAIIVRPKILVLDEPTSALDVQWQQQILELLSGLQKEYGLAFIIISHDLAVIRAISHRVMVLKDGQVVEEGECESVFANPSSDYTRHLIAHSGHMIQEAV, from the coding sequence ATGACGACACCTATACTCGAAATCGAAAACCTAAACGGCTCCTTTCCGAGCAAGCAAGTCCTGCACAATATCAACCTGACCTTGCAACCCGGCCGCAAGCTGGCATTGGTCGGCGAGAGCGGCAGCGGCAAAACCGTATTGTCGCAAGGCATTATGCGCCTCAACCCGATGGTTAGCTTTGAAGGCCGTCTGAAATATTGCGGAACCGATCTGCTGACCCAGTCCGAACGCGCCCTGCAAAAGCTGCGCGGCTGCGAAATCGGCATGGTGTTTCAAGAACCCATGACCGCCCTCAACCCCGTGATGCGCGTCGGCGAACAAATCGCCGAAGTCCTGACCCTGCATTTGGGTTTGGATAAAAAACAGGCATGGGCGCGCGCCATCGAACTCCTAGACGAAACCGGCATCCACCAGCCCGAGCAAAAAGCCCATGCTTATCCGTTCCAACTTTCCGGCGGCCAACGCCAGCGTGCCATGATTGCCATGGCCGTATCCGCCCAACCCAAGCTCCTGATTGCCGACGAACCGACCACTGCATTAGACGTTGCCGTTCAAGCCCAAATCCTCGACCTGCTCTCGCGCCTGCAGGAAGACCACGGCATGACCATGCTCTACATTACGCACGACTTAAACCTCGTGCGCCGTTTTGCCGACGATGTCGCCGTTATGCGTAACGGCCGTATCCTCGAAACCGGCAAAGCCGCCGAAGTCTTCGCCAATCCGCAGCATGAATACACCAAAATGCTGCTCAATGCCGGCACAACACGCCGCGTCGCCCCCTTGCCTGAAAACCCGGCCACCGTACTCAATGCCGAACACATCGCCTTTTCCGTCAAAGAATCGGACGGTTGGTTTAAAAAACGCGACAAAACCATCCTCAACCCCATTTCTTTCGACCTCAAATCCGGCGAAACCTTAGGCATCATCGGCGAAAGCGGCAGCGGCAAAACCACGCTGGCAAAAGCCGTTATGCACCTTATCGATTCCGAAGGCAGCCTGCACATCAACGGCGAGCCATGGCGACACGAATTACGCCGCGAAATCCAAATGGTGTTCCAAGACCCGTTCGGCGCATTCAATCCGCGCATGAACGTCTTCGATACCGTTTCCGAAGCCTTACGCGTGCACGAACCTGAAATGCCGCGCGAAGAAATGCGCCGCCGCGTCGAAGAAGTCCTCAAACAAGTCGGCCTGCCCGAAGACGCACTCGAACGCTATCCGCACGCATTCTCCGGCGGCCAACGCCAACGCCTCGCCATCGCCCGCGCCATCATTGTCCGCCCGAAAATCCTCGTATTGGACGAACCAACCAGCGCGCTCGATGTCCAATGGCAACAACAAATCCTTGAATTGCTCAGCGGCCTGCAAAAAGAGTACGGCCTCGCCTTCATCATCATCAGCCACGACCTCGCCGTCATCCGCGCCATTTCCCACCGCGTGATGGTGTTGAAAGACGGTCAAGTCGTTGAAGAGGGCGAATGCGAAAGCGTGTTTGCCAATCCAAGCAGCGACTACACGCGCCATTTGATTGCCCACTCCGGCCACATGATTCAAGAGGCCGTCTGA
- the trxA gene encoding thioredoxin TrxA, translated as MSSELIIHASDASFEQDVLKSDVPVLLDFWAPWCGPCKMIAPILDDIASEFQGRLKVVKINIDDNEATPAKFGVRGIPTLMVFKNGENVATKVGALAKGQLTAFVEASIA; from the coding sequence ATGAGCAGCGAATTGATTATCCACGCCAGCGATGCCAGCTTCGAACAAGACGTTTTGAAATCCGACGTACCTGTATTGTTGGACTTCTGGGCACCATGGTGCGGCCCTTGCAAAATGATCGCCCCAATCTTGGACGACATTGCCTCCGAATTCCAAGGCCGTCTGAAAGTCGTTAAAATCAACATCGACGACAATGAAGCCACTCCAGCCAAATTCGGCGTTCGCGGCATCCCTACCCTGATGGTGTTCAAAAACGGCGAAAACGTTGCCACTAAAGTCGGTGCATTGGCTAAAGGCCAACTGACTGCATTCGTTGAAGCTTCTATCGCTTAA
- a CDS encoding DUF2322 family protein, producing MSFQDNLAAMPAIDHLSGLDILDKEGNVVHHIPNAPGKQGSLKLYHALAQEFGGKLDAAAAERGLAWFAEHVADAEANPGKHPNIDLLFKVRAENASLTLKPLAA from the coding sequence ATGAGCTTCCAAGACAATCTGGCCGCCATGCCTGCCATCGATCATTTGAGCGGCTTGGATATTCTCGACAAAGAGGGCAATGTGGTTCATCACATTCCCAATGCACCCGGCAAACAAGGCTCGCTCAAGCTTTACCATGCTTTGGCACAAGAGTTTGGCGGTAAACTTGACGCAGCGGCGGCAGAACGCGGCCTGGCATGGTTCGCCGAACATGTTGCCGATGCCGAAGCCAATCCGGGCAAACATCCGAATATTGATTTGCTGTTTAAAGTGAGGGCTGAAAATGCCAGCCTGACTTTGAAACCATTGGCTGCTTAA
- the upp gene encoding uracil phosphoribosyltransferase, with product MNVTVINHPLVRHKLTLMREADCSTYKFRTLTTELARLMAYEASRDFEIEKYIIDGWCGSIEGDRIKGKTLTVVPILRAGLGMLDGVLDLIPTAKISVVGLQRDEETLKPVSYFEKFVDSMDERPALIIDPMLATGGSMVATIDLLKAKGCRNIKALVLVAAPEGVKAVNEAHPDVTIYTAALDSHLNEHGYIIPGLGDAGDKIFGTR from the coding sequence ATGAACGTTACCGTTATCAACCACCCTTTAGTCCGCCACAAACTCACGCTGATGCGTGAAGCGGATTGCAGCACTTACAAATTCCGCACGCTTACTACCGAGTTGGCACGTCTGATGGCATATGAGGCCAGCCGTGACTTTGAAATTGAAAAATATATTATTGACGGCTGGTGCGGCTCTATCGAAGGCGACCGCATCAAAGGCAAAACGCTGACCGTCGTCCCGATTTTGCGTGCCGGTTTGGGTATGCTCGACGGCGTACTCGACCTGATTCCGACTGCCAAAATCAGCGTTGTCGGATTGCAGCGCGATGAAGAAACTTTGAAACCGGTTTCTTATTTTGAAAAATTTGTCGACAGCATGGACGAACGTCCCGCGCTGATTATCGACCCGATGTTGGCGACCGGCGGCTCTATGGTTGCCACCATCGACCTTTTGAAAGCCAAAGGTTGCCGCAACATCAAAGCATTGGTATTGGTTGCCGCACCGGAAGGCGTGAAAGCCGTCAACGAGGCGCATCCTGATGTAACCATCTACACTGCCGCACTCGACAGCCACTTGAACGAACACGGCTACATCATCCCCGGTTTGGGCGATGCCGGCGATAAGATTTTCGGTACACGTTAA
- the grxD gene encoding Grx4 family monothiol glutaredoxin has product MSSIHDQIKEVVTTHRVVLFMKGTKQFPQCGFSSRAVQILNAAGCTDYVTVNVLENDAVRQGIKEYSDWPTIPQLYVNGEFVGGSDILMEMYEAGELQELLKA; this is encoded by the coding sequence ATGTCCTCTATCCACGATCAAATCAAAGAAGTCGTTACCACACACCGCGTCGTATTGTTCATGAAAGGCACAAAGCAATTCCCGCAATGCGGCTTCTCTTCCCGTGCCGTACAAATCCTGAATGCGGCAGGTTGCACCGATTATGTAACCGTCAACGTATTGGAAAACGATGCCGTACGCCAAGGCATTAAAGAATACAGCGACTGGCCGACCATTCCTCAACTGTACGTTAACGGCGAATTTGTCGGCGGCTCCGACATTTTGATGGAAATGTACGAAGCCGGCGAGCTGCAAGAATTGTTGAAAGCTTAA
- a CDS encoding glutamate-5-semialdehyde dehydrogenase, which translates to MSYIEQLGKNAQKASKTLISLGSVGKNNLLRQVAKDLVEQAEMILAENARDLAAAKENGISDIMLDRLRLNHERIKGIAEGVGQVTDLQDPIGQVVRGYTNLDGLKIVQKRVPLGVVAMIFESRPNVSVDAFSLAFKTGNAIILRGGRDAIYSNTALIAVIRQTLVKAGMDADVVQLVEDTSHAAAEELMQSVDYIDVLIPRGGARLIQTVKEKSKVPVIETGVGNCHIYVDDSADLEMAADIVVNAKTQRPSVCNAAESLVVHEKIAEAFLPKLEEAVAKVHPVEFRADQEALRMFQNAVLATEEDYSTEFLDYIMSVKIVKSVEEAVDWINGHTTHHSEAIVTQSIAHAEFFQESIDAAAVYVNASTRFTDGFVFGLGAEIGISTQKMHARGPMGLEALTSTKFYINGNGQIRR; encoded by the coding sequence ATGAGCTATATCGAACAGTTGGGCAAGAATGCCCAAAAAGCCAGTAAAACGTTAATCAGCTTGGGAAGCGTGGGAAAAAACAATCTGCTGCGTCAGGTTGCAAAGGATTTGGTTGAACAGGCTGAGATGATTTTGGCGGAAAATGCCCGCGATTTGGCCGCTGCAAAAGAAAACGGCATTTCGGACATTATGCTCGACAGGCTGCGCTTGAATCATGAACGCATCAAAGGCATTGCGGAAGGTGTTGGGCAGGTTACCGATTTGCAGGACCCGATTGGTCAGGTTGTCCGCGGCTATACTAATCTGGACGGTTTGAAGATTGTTCAGAAACGCGTGCCTTTGGGCGTGGTTGCCATGATTTTTGAAAGCCGTCCCAATGTTTCGGTCGATGCGTTTTCTCTGGCCTTTAAAACCGGCAATGCCATTATTTTGCGCGGCGGTCGCGATGCCATTTATTCCAATACCGCATTGATTGCCGTGATCAGGCAGACTTTGGTAAAAGCGGGAATGGATGCTGATGTGGTGCAGCTGGTCGAAGATACCAGTCATGCCGCTGCCGAGGAATTGATGCAGTCAGTCGATTATATTGATGTACTGATTCCGCGCGGCGGCGCGCGCTTGATTCAGACGGTGAAAGAGAAATCGAAAGTCCCCGTCATTGAAACCGGAGTCGGTAATTGCCATATTTATGTCGATGACAGTGCCGATTTGGAGATGGCGGCCGATATCGTCGTCAATGCGAAAACGCAGCGTCCGAGCGTGTGTAATGCCGCGGAGTCTTTGGTTGTCCACGAAAAGATAGCGGAGGCGTTTTTGCCCAAACTGGAAGAAGCTGTTGCCAAAGTGCATCCGGTTGAATTTAGAGCCGATCAGGAAGCATTGCGTATGTTTCAAAATGCTGTTTTGGCAACCGAGGAAGATTATAGTACCGAGTTTCTTGACTATATTATGTCGGTCAAAATAGTGAAATCAGTGGAAGAAGCCGTCGATTGGATTAACGGCCATACAACGCACCACTCGGAAGCGATTGTGACCCAAAGCATTGCCCATGCCGAGTTTTTCCAAGAAAGCATTGATGCGGCGGCGGTTTATGTCAATGCGTCCACTCGGTTTACCGACGGCTTTGTGTTCGGATTGGGCGCGGAAATCGGGATTTCCACCCAAAAGATGCACGCCCGCGGCCCGATGGGTCTGGAAGCGCTGACTTCGACCAAGTTCTACATCAACGGCAACGGTCAGATCCGACGTTGA
- the proB gene encoding glutamate 5-kinase: MKRDFEAVKRIVIKIGTSSLVLLNGKINLAKIDQLAFVISSLVSKDKEIVLVSSGAMGFGLNVLNMEKRPAEMAQQQAVSSVGQVAMMSLYSQIFSHYRMTVSQILLTRDVVEYPESLANVTNAFESLLSIGVIPIVNENDAVSVDEMDHATKFGDNDRLSAVVAKIVKADLLIMLSDINGLFDKNPAVHADAKLRSHVTDITEEIIASAGGSGSKFGTGGMLSKIKSAQMMFEHHGQMVLMNSANPRDILQVLDGAPIGTWFAQEK, encoded by the coding sequence ATGAAACGAGATTTTGAAGCAGTAAAACGCATTGTCATTAAGATTGGAACCAGTTCTTTGGTGTTGCTAAACGGTAAAATCAATTTGGCAAAAATCGACCAACTGGCCTTTGTCATTTCCAGCTTGGTCAGTAAGGACAAAGAAATTGTGCTGGTGTCTTCCGGCGCAATGGGCTTCGGGCTGAATGTCCTCAACATGGAAAAACGTCCGGCGGAAATGGCGCAGCAACAGGCTGTTTCCAGCGTCGGCCAAGTGGCCATGATGAGCCTTTATTCGCAGATTTTTTCCCATTATCGGATGACGGTATCGCAAATCCTGCTGACGCGTGATGTGGTCGAATATCCGGAAAGTTTGGCAAACGTTACCAATGCTTTTGAATCCCTGCTTTCCATCGGCGTCATCCCTATTGTCAATGAGAACGACGCGGTCAGCGTGGACGAGATGGACCATGCGACCAAGTTTGGCGATAACGACCGTTTGTCGGCAGTTGTAGCGAAAATCGTTAAAGCCGATTTGCTGATTATGTTGTCCGATATCAACGGTTTGTTTGATAAAAATCCGGCTGTTCACGCCGATGCTAAGCTGCGCAGCCATGTTACCGATATTACCGAAGAAATTATTGCTTCTGCCGGCGGATCGGGCAGTAAGTTTGGTACGGGCGGCATGCTCAGTAAGATTAAGAGCGCGCAGATGATGTTTGAACATCACGGCCAGATGGTGTTGATGAACAGCGCCAATCCGCGCGATATCCTTCAGGTTTTAGATGGCGCGCCTATCGGAACGTGGTTTGCACAAGAGAAATAG
- a CDS encoding inositol monophosphatase family protein: MNPFLNTAFKAARKAGQMMIRAAGNLDAVKVDSKAFNDFVSDVDRSSEMILVEALKEAYPHHKITCEEGGSHGKATAEYEWIIDPLDGTTNFLHGHPQYAISMALLHKGVLQEALVYAPERNDVYMASRGKGALLNDRRIRVSNRIELNRCLIGTGFPVVDQSMMDKYLAILKDFLAKTAGGRREGAASLDLCAVAAGRLDGFFEFNLKPWDIAAGALIVQEAGGIVTDMSGDEGWLESGDIVAANPKVLAQMLKIISDHQ; this comes from the coding sequence ATGAATCCGTTTTTAAATACCGCTTTCAAAGCCGCCCGTAAAGCAGGGCAAATGATGATTCGCGCCGCCGGCAATCTGGATGCCGTCAAAGTAGACAGCAAAGCATTCAACGACTTCGTTTCCGATGTTGACCGCAGCTCCGAAATGATTTTGGTGGAAGCGCTCAAAGAAGCCTATCCGCATCACAAAATCACTTGCGAAGAAGGCGGCTCCCACGGTAAAGCCACCGCCGAGTACGAATGGATTATCGACCCGCTCGACGGCACAACCAACTTCCTCCACGGCCATCCCCAATACGCCATTTCTATGGCACTCCTGCACAAAGGCGTGTTGCAAGAAGCTTTGGTGTACGCACCTGAGCGCAACGACGTATATATGGCTTCCCGCGGCAAAGGCGCGTTGCTCAACGACCGCCGCATCCGCGTTTCCAACCGCATCGAATTGAACCGCTGCCTGATCGGTACCGGCTTCCCTGTTGTCGATCAAAGCATGATGGACAAGTATCTGGCGATTTTGAAAGACTTCTTGGCCAAAACCGCCGGCGGCCGTCGTGAAGGCGCGGCTTCTTTGGATTTGTGTGCCGTTGCGGCCGGCCGCTTGGACGGTTTCTTCGAGTTCAACCTCAAACCTTGGGATATTGCCGCCGGTGCATTGATTGTCCAAGAAGCAGGCGGTATCGTTACCGATATGTCCGGCGATGAAGGCTGGTTAGAAAGTGGCGACATCGTTGCGGCCAATCCTAAAGTATTGGCGCAAATGTTGAAAATTATTTCCGACCATCAATAA
- a CDS encoding RNA methyltransferase, protein MTSEKPALPAYLDNIRIILTRTSHPSNIGSAARAMKTMGLHKLTIVAPNLMATPMTENPPVFDPERPQSFKLPEESFILASGAADVLENATIAASLDEALADTTIACALTSRRREITAPLQTPRDLVPELLQAANRGEKVALVFGNETFGLSIEEVQACNRLMTINGNPDYFSLNLAQAVQVVCYEIFSQTDSPMTHLQQEDHAATHEQIKGMVAHMASVMNDIGFFNRRNGERLMRRMQSLFGRANTQTEDIDILRGFFNTVSHRIHKKD, encoded by the coding sequence ATGACTTCCGAAAAACCCGCCCTGCCCGCTTACCTGGACAACATCCGCATCATCCTCACGCGCACCAGCCATCCTTCCAATATCGGTTCTGCCGCGCGCGCCATGAAAACGATGGGCCTGCACAAACTGACCATCGTCGCCCCAAATCTGATGGCAACGCCGATGACGGAAAATCCGCCCGTGTTCGACCCGGAGCGTCCGCAATCGTTTAAATTACCGGAAGAAAGCTTCATCCTCGCTTCCGGCGCGGCAGACGTTTTGGAAAATGCCACCATTGCCGCCTCTTTGGACGAAGCCCTTGCCGACACCACCATCGCCTGCGCCCTGACCAGTCGACGCCGCGAAATCACCGCGCCGCTGCAAACCCCGCGCGATTTGGTGCCCGAATTACTGCAGGCCGCCAACCGAGGCGAGAAAGTGGCGCTGGTTTTCGGCAACGAGACTTTCGGCTTGAGCATCGAAGAAGTCCAAGCCTGCAACCGACTGATGACCATCAACGGCAATCCCGACTATTTCTCGCTCAACCTTGCCCAAGCCGTGCAGGTCGTGTGCTACGAAATCTTCAGCCAAACCGATTCGCCCATGACCCACCTGCAACAGGAAGACCACGCTGCGACCCACGAGCAAATTAAAGGCATGGTTGCCCACATGGCAAGCGTGATGAACGACATCGGCTTTTTCAACCGCCGCAACGGCGAGCGCCTGATGCGCCGTATGCAGAGTCTGTTCGGACGCGCCAACACGCAAACCGAAGACATCGATATCCTGCGCGGTTTTTTCAATACCGTCAGCCACCGTATCCATAAAAAAGACTGA
- a CDS encoding DUF1853 family protein, which translates to MTDIRINMNYALDALWWKLTSQPVRDLAPLLTAPPLWQSGCELSVRELLGELGFRYLLALDADPAPLTDYLAQRAPFGHRLGIYAEELLAFWFANAPHAELHAYNLPVFSDDQTLGAADFVVSLNQQPYHIELACKYYGGDQAQNLRGLNPKDTLTDKAAKLVQQSQLLHTPQGKATLTAQDLPENLLPASIVRGIGFFPHGFHAFEPPLNPYGWRGVYIQDWAEYGFERQEARYHLLDRMAYLAPARVAETETLNETEIRRIEQGLIAVLELRPDGFWHEIERIMKAV; encoded by the coding sequence ATGACTGACATTCGGATAAACATGAATTACGCCCTAGACGCATTATGGTGGAAACTCACCAGCCAACCCGTCCGCGACCTCGCCCCGCTGCTGACTGCGCCGCCTTTGTGGCAAAGCGGCTGCGAATTGAGCGTGCGCGAACTATTGGGGGAACTCGGTTTCCGTTACCTTTTGGCATTGGACGCCGATCCCGCTCCGCTAACGGATTACCTTGCCCAACGCGCCCCGTTCGGCCACCGTCTCGGCATTTATGCCGAAGAGCTGCTGGCTTTTTGGTTTGCCAACGCGCCGCATGCCGAACTGCACGCATACAATCTACCCGTTTTTTCAGACGACCAAACTTTAGGGGCTGCGGATTTTGTCGTTTCCCTCAACCAACAGCCCTACCATATCGAGCTGGCGTGTAAATACTACGGCGGAGACCAAGCGCAAAACCTGCGCGGCCTCAATCCTAAAGACACGCTGACGGACAAAGCTGCCAAACTGGTGCAGCAATCCCAGCTGCTGCATACGCCGCAAGGAAAAGCGACCTTAACCGCACAAGACCTGCCGGAAAATCTGCTTCCTGCTTCCATCGTGCGCGGCATCGGATTTTTTCCACACGGTTTCCATGCTTTTGAGCCGCCGCTTAACCCATACGGCTGGCGCGGCGTCTATATTCAAGATTGGGCGGAATACGGGTTTGAACGCCAAGAAGCTCGCTATCACCTGCTCGACCGCATGGCCTACCTCGCACCTGCGCGTGTCGCCGAAACCGAAACATTGAACGAAACCGAAATCCGCCGTATCGAGCAAGGCTTGATTGCCGTTTTGGAATTACGGCCGGACGGCTTTTGGCACGAAATCGAACGCATCATGAAGGCCGTCTGA